Proteins encoded by one window of Mariniplasma anaerobium:
- a CDS encoding PKD domain-containing protein, giving the protein MKKIVLLLVFISFVFGLASCNKEVDLDLESPANVAILNGVVSWDDVDQADSYIVFIDTTEVAVSTTSYDLNDQELAAGSYSITVVAVKDDKVSVPSSVLTYVVEAAVSSLPAPTNVAINDGVLTWGSVVGATSYVVHVGTQSFTVTAATLDLNSESIAVGSYSVYVTASDGTNVSVNSATVNYVVELNLNQDAIALVFIQRMDPTFTLDLEEDDFEDVYEYNNYLVALDMAQAFSSSAVSMGMTPTRAINLINDANDMVAGMSRATSLDDMMMELEIFEDYDMDAADLANVLYELAFVLLDSRIRDIELTAMNRVEMISGFEDQITLITGNADFIAVYDYVKTFADPSEYAALDMLFSGESYDLIMVLMDISGGYTVNPMYYTHLSDEEQGYILDLISITDSMNADVAGALFLANIYKQQNNLYDLEMYVSMIEDFDMYGDSSLEEMAMYEDLIILFTDNKDDVIDSLTVVIDFALTVKNTVPQNSIDLIDEFMSTGEISTTEMFTIKDELVLVLQNALPEATDFETIYNTMFIIGGSLADYDMTDYMDYAELLGQSQYLSMSLMLNFIGDIDEALMTDAIDILMDAQDEYGNMDFEQNPEVAIDFVLFVVDYLQTFMIDNAVQITALEALVTDEYLEEIYVMVLDLAIDQIENDQYINADYAMMMTDFLEDMKLEFDTYKALVDMFGDTATDVLSYMIDSEARLLKIVINLGQTQEPTTTEILMDLTLIINEVNNIDIEIFDELDDAQLQVLFDAARLPLKTAVEASGSDLNFDTLYASLTPELKTIILNVISLQSDLLAEADDLSYLTLLPIVTNTYLTSPEMGAYVVAIMVASNTFTTVNEALVFDTIDILFDDLLSNSDVLAATNMIQQDVVYMKADVVSEFQYVIDEFQALGLLDFDNLTLSDEERIEDFFLYFQDYFYSEEVYR; this is encoded by the coding sequence ATGAAAAAAATAGTTTTATTACTGGTCTTTATATCGTTTGTTTTCGGACTTGCATCATGTAACAAAGAGGTTGATTTAGATTTAGAATCACCTGCTAATGTTGCAATATTAAATGGTGTAGTAAGTTGGGATGATGTAGATCAAGCAGATTCATATATTGTTTTTATAGATACAACTGAAGTTGCTGTATCAACAACTTCTTATGATTTAAATGATCAAGAACTTGCAGCAGGTAGTTATTCAATTACTGTTGTAGCAGTTAAGGATGATAAGGTGTCTGTACCATCTAGCGTACTTACATATGTTGTAGAAGCAGCTGTTTCTAGTTTACCAGCTCCGACAAATGTTGCAATAAATGATGGTGTACTTACTTGGGGCAGTGTAGTTGGTGCTACTAGTTATGTCGTTCATGTTGGAACACAAAGTTTCACAGTAACAGCTGCAACACTAGATTTAAATAGTGAATCTATTGCAGTAGGTAGTTATAGTGTTTATGTAACTGCTTCTGATGGAACAAATGTTTCAGTTAATTCAGCAACAGTTAATTATGTAGTTGAATTAAATCTAAATCAAGATGCAATCGCATTAGTGTTTATTCAAAGAATGGATCCTACATTTACTCTAGATTTAGAAGAAGATGACTTTGAGGATGTTTATGAATACAATAATTATTTAGTAGCATTAGATATGGCTCAAGCATTTTCAAGTAGTGCAGTTAGTATGGGGATGACTCCAACCAGAGCTATTAATCTTATTAATGATGCTAATGATATGGTTGCAGGTATGTCAAGAGCTACTAGTTTAGATGACATGATGATGGAATTAGAAATATTTGAAGATTATGATATGGATGCTGCTGATTTAGCAAACGTATTATATGAACTAGCATTTGTACTTCTTGATTCAAGAATTAGAGATATTGAATTAACAGCAATGAATAGAGTAGAAATGATTTCAGGGTTTGAAGATCAGATAACATTAATTACAGGAAACGCTGATTTTATTGCTGTATATGATTACGTAAAAACTTTTGCAGATCCTAGTGAATATGCTGCTTTAGATATGTTATTCTCAGGCGAAAGCTATGATTTAATAATGGTTTTAATGGATATTAGTGGTGGATATACAGTGAATCCAATGTACTATACACATTTAAGTGATGAAGAACAAGGATATATACTAGATTTAATTTCTATTACGGATAGCATGAATGCTGATGTAGCTGGTGCTTTATTCTTAGCAAACATTTACAAACAACAAAATAATTTATATGATCTAGAAATGTATGTTAGCATGATTGAAGATTTTGACATGTATGGTGATTCTAGTTTAGAAGAAATGGCTATGTATGAAGATTTAATCATTTTATTTACTGATAATAAAGATGATGTTATTGATTCGTTAACAGTTGTTATTGATTTTGCGTTAACAGTTAAAAACACTGTACCTCAAAATTCAATTGATTTAATTGATGAATTTATGTCAACTGGAGAAATTTCAACAACTGAAATGTTTACCATAAAAGATGAACTTGTATTAGTTTTACAAAATGCATTACCTGAAGCTACAGATTTTGAAACTATATATAACACAATGTTTATCATTGGCGGTAGTTTAGCTGACTATGATATGACTGATTATATGGATTATGCGGAATTATTAGGACAATCACAATATTTATCAATGAGTTTAATGTTAAATTTCATTGGTGATATTGATGAAGCTCTTATGACTGATGCTATAGATATCTTAATGGACGCTCAAGATGAATATGGCAATATGGATTTTGAACAAAATCCAGAAGTTGCAATTGACTTTGTATTATTTGTAGTTGATTACCTACAAACATTCATGATTGATAATGCAGTTCAAATCACTGCTTTAGAAGCACTTGTAACAGATGAATACTTAGAAGAAATATATGTAATGGTATTAGATTTAGCAATTGATCAAATCGAAAATGATCAGTATATTAATGCGGATTATGCGATGATGATGACAGATTTCTTAGAAGATATGAAATTAGAATTTGATACTTATAAAGCTTTAGTTGATATGTTTGGTGACACTGCTACAGACGTTTTATCATATATGATTGACTCAGAAGCAAGATTACTTAAAATAGTAATTAATTTAGGTCAAACTCAAGAACCTACAACAACAGAAATTTTAATGGACCTTACATTGATTATCAATGAAGTAAATAATATTGATATTGAAATTTTTGATGAATTAGATGACGCTCAACTTCAAGTTTTATTTGATGCAGCTAGACTTCCTTTAAAAACTGCAGTAGAAGCTAGTGGATCTGATCTTAATTTTGATACACTATATGCATCATTAACACCTGAATTAAAAACAATCATTTTGAATGTGATTTCTCTACAATCTGATTTATTAGCTGAAGCAGATGATCTATCCTACTTAACATTGTTACCTATAGTTACAAATACATATCTAACTTCTCCAGAAATGGGAGCATATGTGGTTGCTATCATGGTAGCAAGTAACACATTTACTACAGTAAACGAAGCATTAGTATTTGATACAATTGATATTTTATTTGATGATCTATTATCAAATAGCGATGTATTAGCAGCTACAAACATGATTCAACAAGATGTTGTTTATATGAAAGCTGATGTAGTATCTGAATTCCAATATGTTATTGATGAATTCCAAGCACTAGGATTACTTGATTTTGATAATTTAACTTTAAGTGATGAAGAAAGAATAGAAGATTTCTTCTTATACTTCCAAGACTATTTCTATTCTGAAGAAGTATATCGATAA
- a CDS encoding ABC transporter permease family protein: MKKSLNRLLFAWRYAIKNFIFNPMRSFLLTVGFLGIFVVVILAFSMNEFFNTYYMNKLEEKYQSFDLMMNVSASGDARFFSISQMNLNEDLNEMIEDKAVFFEFDVLLETQLEDRVYVHVFSSSEEDFSKISNVGDPNFQLEEDEMIITSSFAKLYDLEINDEVSLFAKSSEKSFVIIDIIEDGHLFIENSIFIDKDESISFFLSSLSPSLETLPSILLKNIYNSVYVDINPDYTYEQVLDQIQSISQYENLEINETIDQKTIDQFVSRNISVFSMMLSVVFVSILFVLQTTLLVYFNEKKGVFSQVNILGGKKQFSLGLVVIEMLLFFMISFILAILTTNIILDYGIHYLNGNLVYDIKFLSILYAFITVFVLTGVMVFYYFKSFYQVSDINHLKEQGVEVRFSFKKKFIILASSLIGYLLLEISFINQLLIGYGVVIKIVLAIVFMFALTAILLRLLMLYLDKRKNKNVLFYHFSMLLSKKAFKHYASVILIAFLTIMLLVFANGYMVQRASSYENAYQTDFILTHIVSNYDEVYEEINQLENVEHAERIGLFDSVYVTRYEQTIGQLISINHTQIKYFFNLEIELSALDNFIEDPDLKIILPDRYEKLYDLEIGDQILIYVNPTYEELSFEISGFFEKQLGDLAFTNMHFVYDDEDVYQSILVNASNDKTLLREQLLDLYSDQMIRILDVNQTLTNILFEMRRVTVYITFILSLIIGCFIIAMMNHAHLLFIQVKSNYIRLFVIGYSKKKMIITLIKEGILLLCVFFITSTIGYIAVASNFADLGVLFGEYEPIKFSVTPILYGSIIITLVFGIQYAIYIYQVLHIRVSEVIKAY; the protein is encoded by the coding sequence ATGAAAAAAAGTCTAAATAGACTTTTATTTGCTTGGCGTTATGCTATCAAAAACTTTATCTTTAATCCAATGAGATCATTTTTATTAACCGTAGGGTTTTTAGGAATTTTTGTTGTCGTTATATTAGCATTTTCAATGAACGAATTTTTTAATACTTACTATATGAATAAATTAGAAGAGAAATATCAATCATTTGATTTGATGATGAATGTAAGTGCAAGCGGAGATGCTCGCTTTTTTTCTATATCACAAATGAATTTGAATGAAGATTTAAATGAAATGATTGAAGATAAAGCAGTGTTTTTTGAGTTTGATGTTTTATTAGAAACACAATTAGAAGATAGAGTATACGTTCATGTCTTTTCATCTAGTGAAGAAGATTTCTCTAAAATTTCAAATGTAGGTGATCCTAATTTCCAATTAGAAGAAGATGAAATGATTATTACTTCCTCATTTGCAAAGTTATATGATTTAGAAATCAATGACGAAGTTTCCTTATTTGCAAAATCATCTGAAAAAAGTTTTGTAATCATAGATATTATTGAAGATGGTCATTTGTTTATAGAAAATAGCATATTCATAGATAAAGATGAGTCTATATCCTTCTTTTTATCATCCTTGAGTCCATCTTTAGAAACCCTGCCATCAATACTCCTTAAAAACATATATAATTCAGTTTATGTAGATATCAATCCAGATTATACGTATGAGCAAGTACTAGATCAAATCCAGAGCATATCGCAGTATGAAAATCTAGAAATCAATGAAACAATTGATCAAAAAACAATTGACCAATTCGTTTCAAGAAATATATCTGTTTTTTCAATGATGCTTAGTGTCGTTTTTGTATCTATTTTATTTGTTTTACAAACAACACTTTTGGTTTATTTCAATGAAAAGAAAGGTGTGTTCTCACAAGTTAATATATTGGGTGGAAAGAAACAGTTTTCTCTAGGATTAGTTGTGATAGAGATGTTGCTATTCTTTATGATTTCATTTATATTAGCTATTTTAACTACAAATATAATATTAGATTATGGCATACATTATTTAAATGGAAATCTTGTATATGATATTAAGTTTTTAAGCATTTTATATGCTTTCATTACAGTCTTTGTATTAACAGGTGTCATGGTCTTTTATTACTTTAAATCATTTTATCAAGTCTCTGATATCAATCATTTAAAAGAACAAGGCGTGGAAGTGAGATTTAGTTTTAAGAAAAAATTTATCATCTTAGCATCTTCGCTTATAGGATATTTATTATTAGAAATTAGTTTTATTAATCAATTATTAATAGGCTATGGTGTGGTTATTAAAATTGTTTTAGCAATCGTATTTATGTTTGCATTAACAGCTATATTATTAAGATTACTTATGCTATATTTGGATAAAAGAAAAAACAAGAACGTTTTGTTTTATCATTTTTCAATGCTATTATCAAAAAAAGCATTTAAACACTATGCTTCAGTTATATTAATTGCATTTTTGACTATTATGTTATTAGTTTTTGCTAATGGCTATATGGTTCAAAGAGCAAGTAGCTATGAAAATGCATATCAAACAGATTTTATCCTGACGCATATCGTTAGTAATTATGATGAGGTGTATGAAGAAATTAATCAATTAGAAAATGTAGAACATGCAGAAAGAATTGGTTTATTTGATAGTGTTTATGTTACGAGATATGAACAAACTATTGGACAGTTGATTTCTATAAATCATACGCAAATCAAGTATTTCTTTAATCTAGAGATTGAACTATCTGCACTTGATAATTTTATCGAAGATCCAGATTTAAAAATCATTTTACCAGATCGATATGAAAAGTTATATGATTTAGAAATAGGAGATCAAATTCTTATATATGTTAATCCAACATATGAAGAACTCAGTTTTGAGATTAGTGGGTTCTTTGAAAAGCAACTTGGTGATTTAGCATTTACCAATATGCATTTTGTTTATGATGATGAAGATGTATATCAAAGTATTCTTGTTAATGCCAGTAATGATAAAACTTTATTAAGAGAACAACTTTTAGATCTATATAGTGATCAAATGATACGAATTTTGGATGTTAATCAAACATTAACTAATATTTTATTTGAGATGAGAAGAGTAACGGTTTATATTACGTTTATTTTATCTTTAATTATAGGTTGTTTTATCATTGCGATGATGAATCATGCACATCTTTTATTCATACAAGTTAAATCAAATTATATTAGACTTTTTGTGATTGGATATTCAAAGAAGAAAATGATTATCACTTTAATTAAAGAAGGCATACTTTTATTATGTGTATTTTTCATAACATCTACTATAGGTTACATTGCAGTTGCAAGTAATTTTGCAGATTTAGGAGTTCTATTTGGTGAGTATGAACCTATTAAATTTAGTGTGACACCTATATTATATGGAAGTATCATAATTACATTAGTATTTGGTATACAATATGCAATCTATATATATCAAGTTTTGCATATTAGAGTATCTGAGGTTATAAAAGCCTATTAA
- a CDS encoding ABC transporter ATP-binding protein, protein MPQIKVSSLKKSYKNAKLVTEVLRGIDFDVNESEFISIVGPSGSGKSTLLYVLSGLESYDQGEIYIFDKLLTDYTDSQKAKLRSQDIGFVFQFYNLMPNLTTYENVLLASVLGSQKTKQEVMDTLDIVGMKDYKDYYPAQLSGGMQQKVAIARCLINDPKIIFADEPIGNLDYESGKKIMELFKTLNQTYHKTILMVTHNLESTSYGQRTLHMLDGKVIDDEKKSK, encoded by the coding sequence ATGCCACAAATTAAAGTATCTTCTTTAAAAAAATCTTATAAAAATGCAAAATTGGTTACCGAAGTTTTACGAGGTATCGATTTTGATGTCAATGAATCTGAATTTATCTCTATTGTTGGACCATCGGGCTCAGGAAAATCTACATTACTTTATGTTTTAAGTGGTTTAGAGTCTTATGATCAAGGAGAAATCTATATTTTTGATAAGCTTTTAACTGATTATACGGATAGTCAAAAAGCTAAGTTAAGAAGTCAAGATATCGGATTTGTTTTTCAATTTTATAATTTAATGCCTAATCTAACAACCTATGAAAATGTACTATTAGCTTCAGTTTTAGGTAGCCAAAAAACTAAACAAGAAGTTATGGATACACTGGATATCGTAGGCATGAAAGACTATAAAGACTATTATCCTGCGCAATTATCTGGTGGTATGCAACAAAAAGTAGCAATTGCTAGATGTTTAATCAATGATCCTAAAATTATATTTGCCGATGAGCCAATAGGAAATCTTGATTACGAAAGCGGCAAAAAAATCATGGAACTATTTAAAACACTTAACCAAACTTATCATAAGACCATTTTAATGGTTACACATAATCTAGAATCAACATCATATGGTCAAAGAACCTTGCATATGCTTGATGGAAAGGTGATTGATGATGAAAAAAAGTCTAAATAG
- a CDS encoding MBL fold metallo-hydrolase, with amino-acid sequence MNIFCLIEDTQIDHKFGAEHGVSFYIETKQHKVLFDVGQSSLFISNAIHANIDLSLVDTLVISHGHYDHGGGLKDFLRINKHAKIYVQETIFNEFYSMRKLDEYTFIGLDPELFDEKRFIKLKGDFKIDDELMIIADIKNHSFFPNSNHTMFKKDKDEYVLDDFTHEHNLLVTEGQKVCLFAGCGHKGILNIIDQAQKHLTPKRISHVFGGFHLKSRFEAYQESSEHIDQIAMIMKKKHIDMYYTGHCTGSVAYDQMKKILDTRLAYFHPGTKIEL; translated from the coding sequence ATGAATATATTTTGTTTAATTGAAGATACCCAAATTGATCATAAGTTTGGAGCTGAACATGGGGTAAGCTTTTATATTGAAACTAAACAGCATAAGGTGTTATTTGATGTAGGACAAAGCTCACTTTTTATATCAAATGCGATTCATGCCAATATTGATTTAAGTTTAGTAGATACGCTAGTTATATCACACGGTCATTATGACCATGGTGGGGGATTGAAAGATTTTTTAAGAATCAATAAGCACGCAAAGATCTATGTACAAGAAACTATTTTTAATGAATTTTACTCAATGAGAAAACTTGATGAATATACATTTATTGGCCTTGATCCAGAGTTGTTTGATGAAAAAAGATTTATTAAATTAAAAGGTGATTTTAAGATAGATGATGAGTTAATGATTATCGCAGATATAAAAAATCACTCATTTTTCCCAAATAGTAACCACACGATGTTTAAAAAAGATAAAGATGAGTATGTGTTAGATGATTTTACACATGAACATAATTTATTAGTTACTGAGGGGCAAAAGGTTTGTTTATTTGCAGGATGCGGACATAAAGGTATTTTAAATATCATTGATCAAGCCCAAAAACATTTAACTCCAAAAAGAATTTCACATGTATTTGGTGGATTTCATTTAAAAAGTAGATTTGAAGCATATCAAGAATCAAGTGAACATATCGATCAAATAGCAATGATTATGAAAAAGAAGCATATCGATATGTATTACACAGGGCATTGTACAGGATCAGTTGCATATGACCAAATGAAAAAAATATTAGATACACGACTAGCATATTTCCATCCAGGCACTAAGATTGAATTATAA
- a CDS encoding DegV family protein: protein MKTAVLTDSGSNLPQEFIKKHTNLYVVPLMIIVDGKSYRDQIEITAKQVYEQIDEKEMSTSLPETSDLQKTIEQIKKDGYTDLLVVNISSGLSGTYNSFRVELEATKGLNITQYDTKTIGAGQGYLVEQALELVEQNVPTKDIIKALDKQRYEDSLAIYTISTLKYLKKGGRIGKVEGTIGDLLHLKPVISVNDDGVYVTLAKAFGVKRSLMNMKTLFVEKFKNFKMDLTVHYGTGREKAEELAEMLKKVLNVRTLTLSPLTPVLGIHTGPEFFSYVGRIVEK, encoded by the coding sequence ATGAAAACAGCCGTATTAACAGACTCTGGTTCTAATTTACCTCAAGAGTTTATTAAAAAGCATACAAATTTGTATGTTGTGCCATTGATGATTATTGTTGATGGAAAAAGTTATAGAGATCAAATAGAAATCACTGCTAAACAAGTATATGAACAAATTGATGAAAAAGAAATGTCAACAAGTTTACCTGAAACAAGTGATTTACAAAAAACGATCGAACAAATTAAAAAAGATGGATATACTGATTTATTAGTAGTAAATATCTCATCAGGGTTATCAGGAACTTACAATTCATTTAGAGTTGAGTTAGAAGCAACCAAAGGGTTAAACATCACTCAATATGACACGAAAACCATTGGAGCTGGTCAAGGATATTTAGTAGAACAAGCTTTAGAACTTGTTGAACAAAATGTTCCAACCAAAGATATTATTAAAGCTCTTGATAAACAACGCTATGAAGATTCACTAGCTATTTATACAATTAGCACACTTAAGTATTTAAAAAAAGGTGGTCGAATTGGTAAAGTAGAAGGTACGATTGGAGATTTGCTTCATTTAAAACCAGTTATTAGTGTAAATGATGATGGTGTTTATGTTACTTTAGCTAAAGCTTTTGGCGTAAAAAGATCATTAATGAACATGAAGACTTTATTTGTTGAAAAGTTTAAAAACTTTAAAATGGATTTAACAGTGCATTATGGAACTGGTAGAGAAAAAGCAGAAGAATTAGCAGAAATGTTAAAAAAAGTTCTAAATGTTAGAACTCTTACACTATCTCCATTAACTCCTGTATTAGGTATTCATACAGGACCAGAATTCTTTTCCTATGTGGGAAGAATCGTAGAAAAATAA